In Pseudonocardia sp. C8, one genomic interval encodes:
- a CDS encoding transglycosylase domain-containing protein encodes MRAPADPDRPRPAGGGPPGPPGRTDGRRPGGGDGGDGGDGHPRASRRRRIRKWVLGAAGVAVLGPLIAFAIGWLVFPVPSADDIAVTQVATFSYADGSPLATVRPDNVNRTSVSLDQVPLPVQQAVLSAEDRTFYSNPGFDITGIGRAVVNQLTGGIGGGSTITQQYIKVTTGNDQYSLFRKFREVVLAAKISKEMTKEQILENYLNAIYLGRGAYGVQAASQAYFGKNVSDLGPSEGAVLAGLIQSPSRWDPAKNLEMSQQRWNFVLDGMVAQGWMSPAERAQQRFPQWREGTANEGGGIPGDDRAHVYKAARAELEKLGISETEINTQGLTVTTTIDPKAQEQAAEAVRKAMESEPENLRSSLVSVNPKTGAVLAYYGGENGVGLDYASVLKQPGSSFKPFVLAAGLQAPEPIGLGATYDGSSPQMLAGTRVANSEGPGCDRCSVKEAMTKSVNTVFYKMGLDIGPHKVAEAAHQAGIPADLLPNPTGGISLGDREVHPEDMAGAYATFAADGMRREPFLVAKVTASDGRVIYDRGSTDNGQQVMDPQVARNVTESMTDVADSARIGLNGGRPVAAKTGTVQSGIEGQNNDAWTVGYTPSVSTAVWVGTDDNTPIQDSSGNPIYGRMLPGSIWQSFMNDVLRGTPVEQFSDFEPIGQAPAREVSNAGQAPPTPASTPNPEPSRRPEEDRGGDSGGEGDRGNSGGDDRSGGDDRSGGDGGGDRSSGGDGGSLLGNDGGNSDGDGNPDGGGNSDGGGNDAGNPDEGGN; translated from the coding sequence GTGCGCGCGCCCGCCGACCCGGACCGGCCGCGTCCCGCCGGCGGCGGACCGCCCGGTCCACCCGGCCGCACCGACGGACGGCGTCCCGGCGGTGGAGACGGCGGTGACGGCGGCGACGGGCACCCTCGGGCGTCGCGCCGCCGGCGGATCCGGAAGTGGGTCCTCGGCGCCGCCGGGGTCGCCGTGCTCGGCCCGCTGATCGCGTTCGCGATCGGCTGGCTGGTGTTCCCGGTGCCCAGCGCCGACGACATCGCGGTCACCCAGGTCGCGACGTTCAGCTACGCCGACGGCAGTCCACTCGCGACCGTCCGGCCGGACAACGTCAACCGCACCAGCGTCTCGCTGGACCAGGTGCCGCTGCCGGTCCAGCAGGCGGTGCTGTCCGCGGAGGACCGGACGTTCTACTCCAACCCCGGCTTCGACATCACCGGCATCGGCCGCGCCGTGGTCAACCAGCTCACCGGCGGCATCGGCGGCGGCTCGACGATCACCCAGCAGTACATCAAGGTGACGACCGGCAACGACCAGTACTCGCTGTTCCGGAAGTTCCGCGAGGTCGTGCTCGCGGCGAAGATCTCCAAGGAGATGACCAAGGAACAGATCCTGGAGAACTACCTCAACGCCATCTACCTCGGCCGCGGCGCCTACGGCGTGCAGGCCGCCAGCCAGGCGTACTTCGGCAAGAACGTCTCGGACCTCGGCCCGTCCGAGGGCGCGGTGCTCGCCGGGCTGATCCAGTCGCCGTCGCGCTGGGACCCGGCGAAGAACCTCGAGATGTCCCAGCAGCGCTGGAACTTCGTGCTCGACGGCATGGTGGCGCAGGGCTGGATGTCGCCGGCCGAGCGGGCGCAGCAGCGGTTCCCGCAGTGGCGGGAGGGCACGGCGAACGAGGGCGGCGGGATCCCCGGTGACGACCGGGCCCACGTCTACAAGGCCGCCCGTGCCGAGCTGGAGAAGCTGGGCATCTCCGAGACCGAGATCAACACCCAGGGGCTGACCGTCACGACGACGATCGACCCGAAGGCCCAGGAGCAGGCCGCCGAGGCGGTCCGGAAGGCCATGGAGAGCGAGCCGGAGAACCTGCGCTCGTCGCTGGTGTCGGTGAACCCGAAGACCGGCGCGGTGCTCGCCTACTACGGCGGCGAGAACGGCGTCGGACTGGACTACGCGTCGGTGCTCAAGCAGCCCGGGTCGTCGTTCAAGCCGTTCGTGCTGGCCGCAGGCCTGCAGGCGCCCGAGCCGATCGGGCTGGGCGCGACCTACGACGGGTCGTCCCCGCAGATGCTGGCCGGCACCAGGGTCGCCAACTCCGAGGGCCCCGGCTGCGACCGCTGCTCGGTGAAGGAGGCCATGACGAAGTCGGTCAACACCGTCTTCTACAAGATGGGCCTCGACATCGGGCCGCACAAGGTCGCCGAGGCCGCGCACCAGGCCGGCATCCCCGCCGACCTGCTCCCGAACCCGACCGGCGGCATCTCGCTGGGTGACCGGGAGGTGCACCCCGAGGACATGGCGGGCGCCTACGCGACCTTCGCCGCGGACGGCATGCGGCGCGAGCCGTTCCTCGTCGCCAAGGTCACCGCCAGCGACGGCCGGGTCATCTACGACCGCGGCAGCACCGACAACGGCCAGCAGGTCATGGACCCCCAGGTCGCGCGGAACGTCACCGAGTCGATGACCGACGTCGCGGACTCGGCCCGGATCGGCCTGAACGGAGGCCGCCCGGTCGCCGCCAAGACCGGCACCGTGCAGAGCGGCATCGAGGGGCAGAACAACGACGCCTGGACCGTCGGGTACACGCCGTCGGTGTCCACGGCCGTCTGGGTCGGGACCGACGACAACACCCCGATCCAGGACTCGTCGGGCAACCCGATCTACGGCCGGATGCTGCCCGGTTCGATCTGGCAGTCGTTCATGAACGACGTGTTGCGCGGTACCCCGGTCGAGCAGTTCTCCGACTTCGAGCCGATCGGCCAGGCGCCGGCCCGCGAGGTCTCCAACGCCGGCCAGGCGCCCCCGACGCCGGCGAGCACGCCGAACCCCGAGCCGAGCCGCCGACCCGAGGAGGACCGGGGCGGCGACTCCGGCGGTGAGGGCGACCGCGGGAACTCCGGCGGCGACGACCGCTCGGGCGGTGACGACCGTTCCGGCGGCGACGGCGGTGGCGACAGGTCGTCCGGCGGGGACGGCGGGTCGCTGCTCGGCAACGACGGCGGCAACTCCGACGGCGACGGCAACCCCGACGGCGGCGGCAACTCCGACGGCGGGGGCAACGACGCCGGCAACCCGGACGAGGGGGGCAACTGA
- a CDS encoding glycosyltransferase family 87 protein: MIGGPLGRHALVGRARYWTPLRVVLLFAVAVLVLAWLGKAACLQQYRTQDGVLALDWRNDRQYVAMCYSDTVPLYGLEGLADDGVPYRDAWYETRSDGSRAERFMEYPVVTGFFQYLNAQLTDGWLWLAERLPLPTALDVVVYFDVTAFWLAAAWLTVVWAVLVLRPERPWDAALVALSPLALVHVFTNFDALAVALATGGLLALRRDRPGWAGVLLGLGTAAKLYPALLLLPIVLIGWRRRSSGGLVRAAWAAGAAVATWLAVNLPVALAWPRGWSEFFLLNRTRPADPDSIWYALSWFTGWAGFDGPLAPGAAPTVLNAVTFVLMALAFAAVAWLALRAPRPPAVAELGFLAVAAFLLVNKVWSPQYSLWLVPLAVLALPRWRLLLGWMAVDALVWVPRMYQYLGVADKGLPMEPFLITVLVRDAVVVALCVLVVRQILHPEPEPGRAPDPVWPRTAPAPVARHG, translated from the coding sequence GTGATCGGCGGCCCGCTCGGCCGGCACGCGCTGGTCGGCCGCGCCCGCTACTGGACCCCGCTGCGGGTCGTGCTGCTGTTCGCGGTCGCCGTCCTGGTGCTGGCCTGGCTCGGCAAGGCCGCCTGCCTGCAGCAGTACCGCACCCAGGACGGTGTGCTCGCCCTCGACTGGCGCAACGACCGCCAGTACGTGGCGATGTGCTACTCCGACACGGTCCCGCTGTACGGGCTGGAGGGCCTCGCCGACGACGGCGTCCCCTACCGCGACGCCTGGTACGAGACCCGCTCGGACGGCTCCCGCGCGGAGCGGTTCATGGAGTACCCGGTGGTCACCGGGTTCTTCCAGTACCTGAACGCCCAGCTCACCGACGGCTGGCTGTGGCTGGCCGAGCGGTTGCCGCTGCCGACCGCGCTCGACGTCGTCGTCTACTTCGACGTGACGGCGTTCTGGCTGGCGGCCGCGTGGCTGACCGTCGTCTGGGCGGTCCTCGTGCTCCGTCCGGAACGCCCCTGGGACGCCGCGCTGGTCGCGCTGTCCCCGCTCGCGCTGGTGCACGTGTTCACCAACTTCGACGCGCTCGCCGTCGCGCTCGCCACCGGCGGGCTGCTGGCGCTGCGCCGGGACCGCCCCGGCTGGGCGGGGGTGCTGCTCGGGCTCGGTACCGCCGCGAAGCTCTACCCGGCGCTGTTGCTGCTGCCGATCGTGCTGATCGGCTGGCGACGGCGGTCGTCCGGCGGGCTGGTCCGTGCGGCGTGGGCGGCCGGGGCGGCGGTCGCGACCTGGCTGGCGGTGAACCTGCCCGTCGCGCTGGCCTGGCCGCGCGGCTGGTCGGAGTTCTTCCTGCTCAACCGGACGCGCCCGGCCGACCCGGACTCGATCTGGTACGCGCTGTCCTGGTTCACCGGCTGGGCCGGCTTCGACGGTCCGCTGGCGCCTGGCGCCGCCCCGACGGTCCTCAACGCCGTCACGTTCGTGCTGATGGCGCTGGCGTTCGCCGCGGTCGCCTGGCTCGCCCTGCGCGCGCCGCGCCCGCCGGCGGTCGCGGAGCTCGGGTTCCTGGCCGTCGCGGCGTTCCTGCTGGTCAACAAGGTGTGGAGCCCGCAGTACTCGCTGTGGCTGGTGCCGCTCGCGGTGCTGGCGCTCCCGCGGTGGCGGCTGCTGCTCGGCTGGATGGCGGTCGACGCGCTGGTCTGGGTGCCGCGGATGTACCAGTACCTGGGCGTGGCGGACAAGGGCCTGCCGATGGAGCCGTTCCTGATCACGGTGCTGGTCCGGGACGCCGTGGTCGTCGCGTTGTGCGTGCTCGTGGTCCGGCAGATCCTCCACCCGGAGCCCGAACCGGGGCGCGCCCCGGACCCGGTGTGGCCGCGCACCGCGCCGGCCCCCGTCGCCCGGCACGGGTGA
- a CDS encoding CoA pyrophosphatase, with translation MGDDAVVPDGVQQRLRERVRAALSVLPAERRQAASDADRAGKRAAAVTLTLLPVPGATGDGPLADEVAFVLTRRARSLRAHSGQWALPGGRIDAGETAEQAGRREVAEEIGLALGPERVLGLLDDYPTRSGYVITPVVLWAGGAGEPVPNPDEVAVLHRPPLAEIDREPRFLTIPESEAPVIQVPLFDRYVHAPTGAVLYQFREVVLHGRPTRVAHLEQPVFAWR, from the coding sequence ATGGGCGACGACGCGGTGGTCCCGGACGGCGTGCAGCAGCGGCTCCGGGAGCGGGTCCGGGCCGCCCTGTCCGTGCTCCCGGCGGAGCGGCGGCAGGCCGCGTCCGACGCCGACCGGGCCGGCAAGCGGGCCGCGGCCGTCACACTGACCCTCCTGCCGGTCCCCGGTGCCACCGGTGACGGCCCGCTCGCCGACGAGGTCGCGTTCGTCCTCACCCGGAGGGCCCGGTCGCTGCGGGCGCACTCCGGGCAGTGGGCGCTACCCGGTGGCCGGATCGACGCCGGCGAGACCGCCGAGCAGGCCGGCCGCCGCGAGGTCGCCGAGGAGATCGGGCTCGCCCTCGGCCCGGAGCGGGTCCTCGGCCTGCTCGACGACTACCCGACCCGCTCCGGCTACGTCATCACGCCGGTCGTGCTGTGGGCGGGCGGTGCCGGGGAGCCGGTGCCGAACCCCGACGAGGTGGCCGTGCTGCACCGCCCACCGCTCGCCGAGATCGACCGCGAGCCCCGGTTCCTGACCATCCCGGAATCCGAGGCCCCGGTGATCCAGGTGCCGTTGTTCGACCGCTACGTGCACGCCCCGACCGGTGCGGTGCTCTACCAGTTCCGGGAGGTCGTGCTGCACGGCCGGCCGACCCGGGTGGCGCACCTCGAGCAGCCGGTGTTCGCCTGGCGCTGA
- a CDS encoding deoxyribonuclease IV — MQIGAHVRDAEDPLAAAGEVGAEVVQIFLSDPQGWKKPPPHPRAAELSASDVAVVVHAPYTANVASTNNRIRIPSRKIVQQHMAGAAAVGAFGLVVHGGHVTKDDDPAVGVDNWRKFVERQAGEHGFDVPILIENTAGGDNAMARRFDALARLWDAVGEFGVGFCLDTCHAYAGGEELAGIVERAKAITGRIDLIHLNNSRDPFDSARDRHANIESGTIPADELAAVVAEAGAPVVVETPADGQARDIAYLREHAP, encoded by the coding sequence ATGCAGATCGGAGCGCACGTCCGCGACGCCGAGGACCCGCTGGCCGCGGCCGGCGAGGTGGGCGCCGAGGTGGTCCAGATCTTCCTGTCCGACCCGCAGGGCTGGAAGAAGCCGCCGCCGCACCCGCGGGCGGCGGAGCTGTCGGCGTCCGACGTCGCGGTCGTGGTGCACGCCCCGTACACCGCGAACGTCGCGTCGACGAACAACCGGATCCGCATCCCGTCCCGCAAGATCGTGCAGCAGCACATGGCGGGCGCGGCAGCGGTCGGCGCCTTCGGCCTGGTCGTGCACGGCGGGCACGTCACGAAGGACGACGACCCGGCGGTCGGCGTGGACAACTGGCGCAAGTTCGTCGAGCGGCAGGCCGGCGAGCACGGGTTCGACGTGCCGATCCTCATCGAGAACACCGCGGGCGGGGACAACGCGATGGCCCGCCGGTTCGACGCGCTCGCGCGGCTGTGGGACGCGGTCGGCGAGTTCGGTGTCGGGTTCTGCCTGGACACCTGCCACGCGTACGCCGGCGGCGAGGAGCTCGCCGGGATCGTGGAGCGCGCGAAGGCGATCACCGGACGGATCGACCTGATCCACCTCAACAACTCCCGCGACCCGTTCGACTCGGCGCGGGACCGGCACGCCAACATCGAGTCCGGCACGATCCCGGCGGACGAGCTGGCGGCGGTCGTCGCCGAGGCGGGGGCACCGGTCGTGGTCGAGACACCGGCGGACGGGCAGGCCCGCGACATCGCCTACCTGCGCGAGCACGCGCCGTAG
- the rpsF gene encoding 30S ribosomal protein S6, protein MRHYEVMVILDGSLDERTVQPSLEQFLSVVKSDGGSIEKIEVWGKRRLAYEIKKQGEAIYAVVEITAEPATVAELDRQLGLNESVLRTKVLRKDITRTPAPAAG, encoded by the coding sequence ATGCGTCACTACGAGGTCATGGTCATCCTCGACGGCAGCCTGGACGAGCGCACCGTGCAGCCGTCCCTGGAGCAGTTCCTCTCCGTCGTGAAGAGCGACGGCGGATCGATCGAGAAGATCGAGGTCTGGGGCAAGCGCCGGCTGGCCTACGAGATCAAGAAGCAGGGCGAGGCCATCTACGCGGTCGTCGAGATCACCGCGGAGCCGGCCACCGTCGCCGAGCTGGACCGCCAGCTGGGCCTGAACGAGTCCGTGCTGCGCACCAAGGTGCTGCGCAAGGACATCACCCGCACGCCGGCGCCCGCCGCCGGCTGA
- a CDS encoding single-stranded DNA-binding protein, with protein MAGETVITVVGNLTADPELRFTPSGAAVANFTVASTPRTFDRQTGEWKDGEALFLRCNIWRQAAENVAESLTRGARVVVQGRLRQRSFETREGEKRTVVELEVDEVGPSLRYATAKVNKVSRGGGSGGFGGGGGGYEGGGGGFGGGPQSGGPGGGSGGGNSGGGYDDPWGSAPPAGSGAASDDEPPF; from the coding sequence ATGGCCGGCGAGACCGTGATCACCGTCGTGGGCAACCTGACGGCGGATCCCGAGCTGCGGTTCACCCCCTCCGGCGCCGCGGTCGCCAACTTCACCGTCGCGTCGACGCCGCGCACCTTCGACCGCCAGACCGGCGAGTGGAAGGACGGCGAGGCGCTGTTCCTGCGCTGCAACATCTGGCGCCAGGCGGCGGAGAACGTCGCCGAGTCGCTGACCCGCGGTGCGCGGGTGGTGGTGCAGGGGCGCCTCCGGCAGCGGTCCTTCGAGACCCGCGAGGGTGAGAAGCGCACCGTCGTGGAGCTGGAGGTCGACGAGGTCGGCCCCTCGCTCCGGTACGCGACCGCCAAGGTCAACAAGGTCAGCCGGGGCGGTGGTTCCGGCGGCTTCGGTGGCGGTGGCGGCGGCTACGAGGGCGGTGGCGGCGGCTTCGGCGGCGGCCCCCAGAGCGGTGGTCCCGGCGGCGGCTCCGGCGGGGGCAACTCCGGCGGCGGCTATGACGACCCCTGGGGTTCGGCCCCGCCCGCGGGCAGCGGCGCGGCGTCCGACGACGAGCCCCCCTTCTGA
- the rpsR gene encoding 30S ribosomal protein S18, translated as MAKAIVRKPKKKVCAFCKDKAQLIDYKDTGLLRKFISDRGKIRARRVTGNCRQHQRDIAVAVKNSREVALLPYTSTAR; from the coding sequence ATGGCCAAGGCCATCGTGCGCAAGCCGAAGAAGAAGGTCTGCGCGTTCTGCAAGGACAAGGCCCAGCTGATCGACTACAAGGACACCGGTCTGCTGCGGAAGTTCATCTCCGACCGGGGCAAGATCCGTGCCCGCCGGGTGACCGGCAACTGCCGGCAGCACCAGCGGGACATCGCCGTCGCGGTGAAGAACTCCCGCGAGGTCGCACTGCTGCCCTACACCTCGACCGCGCGCTGA
- the rplI gene encoding 50S ribosomal protein L9 has product MKLILNADVPNLGAPGDIVEVKDGYGRNYLLPRKLAVVATRGAEKQVEQIRRAQKSRAIRDLSHAQQVDSQLRNLNVTVPAKAGANGRLFGSVTPAAVVDAVKAAGGPALDKRSVDVPGHIKTLGKHQVQVRLHPEVTTELPIAVVAS; this is encoded by the coding sequence ATGAAGCTCATCCTCAACGCCGACGTCCCGAACCTGGGCGCGCCGGGCGACATCGTCGAGGTCAAGGACGGCTACGGCCGCAACTACCTGCTGCCGCGCAAGCTCGCGGTCGTCGCCACCCGCGGTGCCGAGAAGCAGGTCGAGCAGATCCGCCGGGCGCAGAAGTCCCGCGCGATCCGCGACCTGAGCCACGCGCAGCAGGTCGACTCGCAGCTGCGGAACCTGAACGTGACGGTCCCGGCGAAGGCCGGCGCCAACGGCCGCCTGTTCGGGTCCGTCACCCCGGCCGCGGTCGTCGACGCCGTGAAGGCCGCCGGCGGGCCGGCGCTGGACAAGCGCTCCGTCGACGTCCCGGGGCACATCAAGACCCTCGGCAAGCACCAGGTGCAGGTCCGCCTGCACCCGGAGGTCACCACCGAGCTGCCGATCGCGGTCGTCGCGAGCTGA
- the dnaB gene encoding replicative DNA helicase, with the protein MALTDDRPAGRPRAVRDGDQAGGSSDGASGAFDRQPPQDLTAEQSVLGGMLLSKDAIADVVEVLRPEDFYRPAHQTVYETILDLYGRGEPADAVTVSAELQRRGELVRLGGAPYLHTLIATVPTAANAAYYAEIVGEKAILRRLVEAGTRIVQLGYHGNEGGEVDEVVDRAQAAVYEVTERTTTEDYTVLEELLQPTMDEIDAIASRGGLAAGVPTGFADLDACTNGLHPGQMVVVAARPGLGKSTLGLDFARSCSIKNGMTSAFFSLEMSKSEIVMRLLSAEARIRLADMRAGRMSDEDWTRMARRMSEISEAPLYIDDSPNLTLMEIRAKARRMKQRNDLKLIILDYLQLMTSGRKVESRQQEVSEFSRQIKLLAKELEVPVVAMSQLNRGPEQRTDKRPMLSDLRESGSIEQDADMVILLHRPDAFENDDPRAGEADLILAKHRNGPTTTITVAHQLHYSRFSDLAHG; encoded by the coding sequence ATGGCTCTGACAGACGACCGTCCAGCCGGACGGCCTCGGGCCGTTCGCGACGGCGACCAGGCCGGTGGATCCTCCGACGGCGCGAGCGGAGCCTTCGACCGGCAGCCTCCGCAGGACCTGACCGCGGAACAGTCGGTGCTCGGCGGGATGCTGCTGAGCAAGGACGCGATCGCCGACGTCGTCGAGGTGCTGCGGCCGGAGGACTTCTACCGGCCCGCGCACCAGACCGTCTACGAGACGATCCTGGACCTCTACGGCCGCGGTGAGCCGGCCGACGCGGTGACCGTGTCGGCGGAGCTGCAGCGGCGCGGCGAGCTGGTCCGGCTCGGCGGCGCCCCCTACCTGCACACGCTGATCGCGACGGTGCCGACTGCGGCGAACGCGGCGTACTACGCCGAGATCGTCGGTGAGAAGGCGATCCTGCGCCGGCTGGTCGAGGCCGGTACCCGGATCGTGCAGCTCGGCTACCACGGCAACGAGGGCGGCGAGGTCGACGAGGTCGTCGACCGGGCCCAGGCGGCCGTCTACGAGGTCACCGAGCGCACCACCACCGAGGACTACACCGTGCTGGAGGAGCTCCTCCAGCCGACGATGGACGAGATCGACGCGATCGCCTCCCGGGGCGGCCTCGCGGCGGGCGTCCCGACCGGGTTCGCCGACCTCGACGCCTGCACCAACGGACTGCACCCCGGGCAGATGGTCGTCGTGGCGGCGCGCCCGGGTCTGGGCAAATCGACCCTCGGTCTGGACTTCGCGCGCTCGTGCTCGATCAAGAACGGCATGACCAGCGCGTTCTTCTCGCTCGAGATGAGCAAGTCCGAGATCGTGATGCGCCTGCTGTCGGCGGAGGCGCGGATCCGGCTGGCCGACATGCGCGCGGGCCGGATGTCCGACGAGGACTGGACCCGGATGGCCCGCCGGATGTCGGAGATCTCCGAGGCTCCGCTCTACATCGACGACTCGCCGAACCTCACGCTGATGGAGATCCGGGCCAAGGCGCGCCGGATGAAGCAGCGCAACGACCTCAAGCTGATCATCCTGGACTACCTGCAGCTGATGACCTCGGGCCGCAAGGTCGAGTCCCGGCAGCAGGAAGTGTCGGAGTTCTCCCGGCAGATCAAGCTCCTCGCGAAGGAGCTCGAGGTGCCGGTGGTCGCGATGAGCCAGCTGAACCGTGGCCCGGAGCAGCGCACCGACAAGCGGCCGATGCTGTCGGACCTGCGCGAGTCCGGATCGATCGAGCAGGACGCCGACATGGTGATCCTGCTGCACCGCCCGGACGCGTTCGAGAACGACGACCCGCGGGCGGGCGAGGCGGACCTGATCCTGGCCAAGCACCGGAACGGGCCCACCACGACGATCACGGTCGCGCACCAGCTGCACTACAGCCGGTTCTCCGACCTCGCCCACGGGTAG
- a CDS encoding alpha/beta fold hydrolase, with protein sequence MTSPDGLLPALTFGDGPRLAVAVHGITASAMEWPAVARCLPADWTLVAPDLRGRGAAAGLPGPYGLQRHVEDVCALVRARRPRETVLVGHSMGAYVALLAAVAEPGLFDRLVLVDGGLPLPPPPEGVSVDEVLQATLGPAIARLSRTFESEQAYLDFFRAHPALADAWNEDVAGYVRYDLAGPSGAQRSRVVEEAVRADGRDVLVRAGDFAAAWEALTVPGVLLRAPLGLFGEAPGLLGDDAVAEAGRRRPDIVVDTVDGANHYTIVLDEQFAARVARRIAGE encoded by the coding sequence GTGACATCCCCGGACGGTCTGCTGCCCGCCCTGACCTTCGGTGACGGCCCGCGGCTGGCCGTCGCGGTGCACGGCATCACGGCGTCGGCGATGGAGTGGCCGGCCGTCGCCCGGTGCCTGCCCGCGGACTGGACGCTCGTCGCGCCCGACCTGCGCGGGCGGGGCGCGGCGGCCGGCCTGCCGGGCCCGTACGGCCTGCAGCGGCACGTCGAGGACGTCTGCGCGCTCGTCCGGGCCCGCCGGCCCCGGGAAACCGTCCTGGTCGGGCACAGCATGGGTGCCTACGTCGCCCTGCTCGCCGCGGTCGCCGAGCCCGGCCTGTTCGACCGGCTCGTCCTCGTCGACGGCGGCCTGCCCCTGCCGCCGCCACCCGAGGGCGTGTCCGTCGACGAGGTCCTCCAGGCCACCCTCGGCCCGGCGATCGCCCGGCTGAGCCGGACGTTCGAGTCCGAGCAGGCCTACCTCGACTTCTTCCGCGCGCATCCCGCGCTCGCCGACGCCTGGAACGAGGACGTCGCCGGCTACGTGCGGTACGACCTCGCCGGCCCGTCGGGGGCGCAGCGCTCGCGGGTCGTCGAGGAGGCCGTGCGCGCCGACGGCCGCGACGTCCTGGTCCGGGCGGGGGACTTCGCGGCGGCGTGGGAGGCGCTCACCGTGCCGGGCGTGCTGCTGCGGGCGCCGCTGGGGCTGTTCGGGGAGGCGCCGGGCCTGCTCGGCGACGACGCCGTCGCGGAGGCGGGCCGGCGACGTCCCGACATCGTCGTGGACACCGTGGACGGCGCCAACCACTACACGATCGTGCTGGACGAGCAGTTCGCCGCGCGGGTCGCGCGCCGCATCGCCGGGGAGTGA
- a CDS encoding TerC family protein, with the protein MDVPAGIWWLTIAAIVGLLAFDFVFHVRKAHVPTLKEAGVWSALYIGVAILFGIAVLVFGGTDMGVEYFAGYVTEKALSVDNLFVFLVIISSFKVPRADQQKVLLFGIVFSLIARTGFIFAGAGLINSFAWVFYLFGLVLIVTAGHLLKPGDSESRPADNLVIRLARRMFRTSDTYDGDRLFTVRDGRRVMTPMLLVMVAIGGTDVMFALDSIPAIFGLTQNVYLVFTATAFSLLGLRQLYFLIDGLLDRLVYLSYGLAVILAFIGVKLILHALHENNVPIINGGEPVEVVEISTGLSLVVILSVLAVTVLASVLSPRGRGQNAVSGARRHAAEYLDVETDPEQRESIFRKLLAEEAVIRGLPEKYRARIREEDKLMDLLRRAHAAHDARESPPGGGADAARTAPPRS; encoded by the coding sequence ATGGATGTGCCGGCCGGGATCTGGTGGCTGACGATCGCCGCGATCGTCGGGTTGCTGGCGTTCGACTTCGTCTTCCACGTACGCAAGGCCCACGTGCCCACGCTCAAGGAGGCCGGCGTCTGGTCCGCGCTCTACATCGGTGTCGCGATCCTGTTCGGGATCGCCGTCCTGGTGTTCGGCGGGACCGACATGGGCGTCGAGTACTTCGCGGGCTACGTCACCGAGAAGGCGCTCTCGGTCGACAACCTGTTCGTCTTCCTGGTGATCATCTCCAGCTTCAAGGTACCCCGCGCGGACCAGCAGAAGGTGCTCCTGTTCGGGATCGTGTTCTCGCTGATCGCCCGGACCGGGTTCATCTTCGCGGGCGCAGGCTTGATCAACTCTTTCGCGTGGGTCTTCTACCTGTTCGGTCTCGTCCTGATCGTCACCGCCGGGCACCTGCTGAAGCCCGGTGACTCCGAGAGCCGGCCCGCGGACAACCTGGTGATCAGGCTCGCCCGCCGGATGTTCCGCACCTCCGACACCTACGACGGCGACAGGCTGTTCACCGTCCGGGACGGCCGGCGGGTCATGACCCCGATGCTCCTGGTCATGGTGGCCATCGGCGGGACGGACGTGATGTTCGCGCTCGACTCGATCCCGGCGATCTTCGGTCTGACCCAGAACGTGTACCTGGTGTTCACGGCGACCGCGTTCTCCCTGCTCGGGCTGCGCCAGCTCTACTTCCTCATCGACGGGCTCCTCGACCGGCTCGTCTACCTCAGCTACGGCCTCGCCGTCATCCTGGCGTTCATCGGCGTGAAGCTGATCCTGCACGCGTTGCACGAGAACAACGTGCCGATCATCAACGGTGGCGAGCCGGTGGAGGTGGTCGAGATCAGCACCGGTCTGTCCCTGGTGGTGATCCTCAGCGTGCTGGCGGTGACCGTCCTCGCGTCCGTGCTCAGCCCGCGCGGCCGCGGCCAGAACGCGGTCTCCGGCGCCCGGCGCCATGCTGCCGAGTACCTCGATGTCGAGACGGACCCGGAGCAGCGCGAGAGCATCTTCCGCAAGCTCCTCGCGGAGGAGGCGGTCATCCGGGGACTCCCCGAGAAGTACCGCGCGCGCATCCGCGAGGAGGACAAGCTCATGGACCTGCTCCGGCGTGCGCACGCGGCGCACGATGCCCGTGAGTCCCCGCCGGGTGGCGGCGCCGATGCGGCCCGGACGGCGCCGCCGCGCAGCTGA
- a CDS encoding DUF3040 domain-containing protein, translated as MLSEREIRRLHEMEVQLRLTDPRLVRRFAALQAGDRRRNGAGRPLHGAGPLHSLLLGLSLLVLLVGAVAVSVPTVIAGVVLAAVSLGLAATVGSRSRPDTA; from the coding sequence GTGCTCAGCGAACGCGAGATCCGGCGGCTGCACGAGATGGAGGTGCAGCTGCGGCTGACCGACCCGCGCCTCGTCCGGCGCTTCGCCGCGCTGCAGGCCGGGGACCGGCGCCGGAATGGTGCCGGACGGCCGTTGCACGGCGCGGGGCCGCTGCACTCCCTGCTGCTCGGACTCTCCCTCCTGGTACTGCTGGTCGGCGCTGTCGCGGTGAGCGTCCCGACCGTGATCGCCGGCGTCGTGCTCGCCGCGGTGTCCCTGGGCCTGGCCGCGACGGTCGGTTCACGCTCCCGCCCCGACACCGCCTGA